One stretch of Limnohabitans sp. DNA includes these proteins:
- a CDS encoding transcriptional repressor has translation MTQYPYRFEKIYRSTKKIGTCMERKTRQFHAIFEVIAHEGRPLLAQEILEIAARAVPQLSLATVYRQIKSLLEDSSIRQVQLPGQNPRYEIGSHEHDPGHHHYFQCRRCEKVFDVPTCPGNLDQLAPSGFMVEDHEIILYGRCGACVGQTTE, from the coding sequence ATGACACAATACCCCTACAGATTTGAAAAAATCTACCGATCAACAAAGAAAATTGGTACCTGCATGGAAAGAAAAACTCGGCAATTTCATGCGATCTTTGAGGTGATCGCTCATGAAGGACGCCCGTTGCTTGCTCAAGAAATTTTGGAGATTGCTGCCAGAGCCGTGCCACAACTGTCGCTGGCCACGGTGTACCGACAAATCAAGTCTTTACTGGAAGACAGTTCAATTCGACAAGTGCAACTGCCAGGGCAAAACCCGCGCTACGAGATAGGCAGCCATGAACATGATCCTGGACATCACCACTACTTTCAGTGTCGTCGCTGCGAAAAGGTATTTGATGTGCCAACTTGTCCTGGAAATCTTGACCAATTGGCTCCATCAGGATTCATGGTGGAGGATCACGAGATCATTTTGTACGGGCGCTGTGGTGCCTGCGTGGGTCAGACAACAGAGTGA
- a CDS encoding LysR family transcriptional regulator, whose protein sequence is MADLNFHHLRYFWAVAHYRQLTKAAEALHISPSALSIQLRQLEDRLGHALFERKNRRLELTEAGRIALEHADAIFKTGQELLNTLKGVPTQSRPVLRVGAVATLSRNYQIGWLLPLLKEESLGIRLVSGQMRELLSQLANHSLDVVLANEAAPRDTAAGWISRRIAHQSMSLVSRPTDAGRRKVRVLRFPDDLQDQPLILPSQDSAVRLAFDLILEEAGVRPQILAEVDDMAMLRLLARETGALALVPPVVVTDELKSGLLIERCTLGQLQENFYAITMRRRFAHPALRSMLGFA, encoded by the coding sequence ATGGCAGATCTGAACTTTCACCACCTGCGCTACTTCTGGGCTGTAGCGCACTACCGGCAGCTCACCAAAGCCGCTGAAGCACTTCACATCTCTCCCTCTGCGCTGTCGATACAACTGCGACAGTTGGAGGATCGACTTGGCCATGCGCTCTTTGAGAGAAAAAACCGACGATTGGAATTGACCGAGGCTGGACGTATTGCGCTGGAGCATGCCGACGCTATCTTCAAGACCGGTCAAGAGCTTCTGAACACGCTTAAAGGAGTGCCTACACAATCCCGTCCAGTCTTGCGTGTCGGCGCGGTAGCGACCTTATCGCGCAACTACCAGATAGGCTGGTTGCTCCCTCTGCTTAAGGAAGAAAGCCTTGGCATCAGGCTTGTTTCAGGGCAGATGCGTGAATTGCTCTCGCAACTGGCCAACCATTCTTTGGATGTGGTGTTGGCCAATGAGGCTGCTCCCCGCGACACTGCCGCCGGCTGGATCAGTCGCCGGATCGCGCACCAGTCGATGAGCCTGGTCTCTCGTCCAACAGACGCTGGGCGGCGCAAGGTAAGGGTGTTGAGGTTTCCCGATGACCTTCAGGATCAGCCGCTGATACTGCCCAGTCAGGATAGTGCAGTCCGACTCGCTTTTGATCTGATTTTGGAGGAAGCTGGGGTTCGCCCCCAGATTCTGGCCGAAGTCGATGACATGGCCATGTTGCGATTGCTGGCTAGGGAGACTGGTGCTCTGGCTTTGGTGCCGCCTGTGGTTGTCACGGATGAACTCAAAAGCGGCCTACTGATTGAGCGTTGTACGCTGGGTCAACTCCAGGAGAATTTCTATGCCATCACGATGCGCAGGCGTTTTGCTCACCCTGCGCTGCGTTCTATGCTTGGATTCGCATGA
- a CDS encoding tryptophan--tRNA ligase: protein MTSPSRTRVLTGITTTGTPHLGNYVGAIRPTVQASRDLSTDGFYFLADYHALIKCDEPARIQRSTLEIAASWIASGLDPDKVTFYRQSDIPEIPELTWLLTCVTGKGVLNRAHAYKAAVDKNNAAGHDPDSDVTAGLFMYPVLMGADILMFKAHKVPVGRDQIQHIEMARDMASSFNHLYGEHFVLPEAVIEESVALLPGLDGRKMSKSYDNTIPLFAPAAQMRKQIAGIVTDSKAPGQSKATDGSALFQIYQAFANAEETAAMARAYTEGIGWGDAKQMLFERIDHEIAPMREHYQNLINNPAQMDKILLAGADKARQLATPFMRELRHAVGLRNLSAVTPAKQPEPNRLTLPGFKQYREKDGRFYFKMVDPKGQTLLQSLGFATPQEAAQAIALLQTEGPRALASLADALETLSAPAHAQMMSNLDILQSISKPS, encoded by the coding sequence ATGACTTCTCCATCCCGCACCCGCGTCCTCACCGGCATCACCACCACCGGCACCCCCCACCTGGGCAACTACGTGGGGGCGATCCGTCCCACCGTGCAAGCCAGCCGCGACCTGAGCACCGATGGTTTTTACTTCCTGGCCGACTACCACGCGCTCATCAAATGCGACGAGCCCGCCCGCATCCAGCGCTCCACGCTCGAGATCGCCGCCAGCTGGATCGCCTCGGGTCTGGACCCGGACAAAGTCACCTTCTACCGCCAGTCGGACATTCCTGAAATCCCCGAACTCACTTGGCTCCTGACCTGTGTGACCGGCAAGGGCGTGCTCAACCGCGCCCACGCCTACAAAGCGGCGGTGGACAAAAACAACGCTGCAGGACACGACCCGGACAGCGACGTGACGGCGGGCCTGTTCATGTACCCGGTGCTCATGGGCGCAGATATTTTGATGTTCAAGGCACACAAAGTGCCTGTGGGACGCGACCAGATTCAGCACATCGAGATGGCGCGCGACATGGCGTCCAGCTTCAACCACTTGTATGGCGAGCATTTCGTGCTGCCCGAAGCCGTGATCGAAGAATCGGTGGCCCTGCTGCCGGGGCTGGACGGCCGCAAAATGAGCAAGAGCTACGACAACACCATCCCGCTGTTTGCACCCGCTGCGCAAATGCGCAAGCAAATCGCAGGCATCGTGACCGATTCCAAAGCGCCGGGGCAGTCCAAGGCCACCGATGGCTCTGCCCTGTTCCAGATCTACCAGGCCTTTGCCAATGCCGAAGAAACCGCGGCCATGGCCCGCGCCTATACCGAGGGCATCGGCTGGGGCGATGCCAAGCAAATGCTGTTCGAGCGCATCGACCACGAAATCGCGCCCATGCGCGAGCACTACCAAAACCTGATCAACAACCCCGCACAGATGGACAAGATCCTGCTGGCCGGTGCCGATAAGGCCCGCCAACTGGCCACGCCTTTCATGCGTGAATTGCGCCATGCCGTGGGCTTGCGTAACCTGAGCGCTGTGACACCTGCGAAACAGCCTGAGCCGAACCGGTTGACTTTGCCTGGTTTCAAGCAATACCGCGAAAAAGACGGCCGTTTTTACTTCAAGATGGTTGACCCCAAAGGTCAGACACTGCTGCAAAGTCTGGGATTCGCCACCCCCCAAGAAGCAGCTCAGGCGATTGCTCTTTTGCAAACAGAAGGCCCGCGGGCTCTGGCCAGTTTGGCCGATGCCTTAGAAACCTTATCGGCACCTGCGCATGCACAGATGATGTCAAATTTAGACATATTGCAGTCAATTTCAAAACCATCATAG
- a CDS encoding sodium-dependent bicarbonate transport family permease, producing the protein MPGLDLLLTNLLQPIVLAFLLGTLAGAVKSELELPEAVVKLLAIYLLFSLGMTGGRELAKAEMDSLWPLLGITVLMTFAIPTLAYIVTRRLGRMDISNSAAIAAHYGSVSTATFFASMSFATAMGTPAEGYMAAMVALMEFGVIYSLVIARVAMGRTKSGGVQASELFLSVIRGRGILLLVGGMLIGYIATDKQWQQISPFYEGLFRGMLMLFLLEMGITAARQIKAFRQVGVFMAGFGVLMPLLHGLVGVTLGHVAGLTVGGAFVFGAICASASFIDAPAACRASLPEANPGIYLTSSLGVTLPFNLLLGLPLYYEYARWLAV; encoded by the coding sequence ATGCCAGGTCTTGACCTACTTCTCACCAATTTGCTTCAACCTATCGTGCTGGCCTTTCTGCTGGGTACCCTCGCTGGAGCCGTCAAAAGCGAGCTTGAGCTTCCCGAAGCCGTTGTCAAGCTGCTGGCGATCTACTTGCTTTTCTCACTGGGCATGACTGGCGGCCGTGAACTGGCCAAGGCTGAGATGGATAGCCTATGGCCACTGCTGGGCATCACGGTGCTCATGACCTTTGCCATTCCTACGCTGGCCTACATCGTGACGCGTCGCCTGGGCCGCATGGACATTAGCAACTCCGCTGCCATTGCCGCCCATTACGGCTCGGTCTCCACCGCAACTTTTTTTGCTTCGATGAGCTTCGCTACAGCCATGGGAACTCCAGCAGAGGGCTATATGGCCGCCATGGTCGCCCTGATGGAGTTCGGCGTCATCTACTCCCTCGTCATCGCGCGAGTGGCCATGGGACGCACCAAGAGCGGCGGGGTGCAGGCTTCAGAACTATTCCTTAGCGTCATCCGCGGTCGCGGTATCCTTCTGCTGGTCGGCGGCATGCTCATCGGCTACATCGCAACTGACAAGCAATGGCAGCAAATCTCGCCTTTCTACGAGGGTCTGTTCCGGGGCATGCTGATGTTGTTCCTGCTCGAAATGGGCATCACAGCTGCGCGCCAAATCAAGGCCTTCCGCCAAGTAGGTGTGTTCATGGCCGGCTTCGGGGTACTGATGCCCCTGTTACACGGCTTGGTGGGGGTGACCCTGGGGCATGTCGCCGGCTTGACCGTTGGTGGGGCCTTTGTCTTCGGAGCCATCTGCGCCAGCGCCTCCTTCATTGACGCGCCCGCTGCCTGCAGAGCATCGCTGCCTGAGGCCAACCCCGGCATCTACCTGACCTCGTCACTGGGCGTTACGCTTCCTTTCAACTTGCTGTTAGGCTTGCCCCTTTATTACGAATATGCTAGGTGGCTTGCAGTTTGA
- a CDS encoding response regulator transcription factor, producing the protein MTVYVIDDHPLMRDALTMLIHRVKPGLKIIPIRTLSLVESTVEKNGPAELFSLDLQLPDTTGMSGVQTLNEKFPDVPLAVFTSSSATEFERRCLDAGADAFIEKSNSPAQIIAALRSLLLTKEDAAAEDAAAPTGPTKLSKRQKQLLLMLDQGLSNRDIAEKLDISEHTVKVHFWRLFRRLGVNSRTQALHFARTNGWLGI; encoded by the coding sequence ATGACTGTCTATGTCATTGACGATCACCCCTTGATGCGCGATGCGCTGACCATGCTGATCCACCGGGTCAAACCTGGCTTGAAGATCATTCCCATCCGCACATTGAGCCTGGTCGAATCAACCGTTGAAAAGAACGGCCCCGCTGAGCTTTTCAGTTTGGACTTGCAGCTTCCCGACACCACGGGCATGTCGGGGGTTCAGACACTCAATGAGAAATTTCCCGATGTACCTTTGGCTGTGTTCACCAGCTCCAGCGCCACTGAATTTGAAAGGCGCTGTTTGGATGCTGGTGCAGATGCGTTCATCGAAAAATCGAACAGCCCTGCACAAATCATCGCTGCCCTGCGCAGTTTGCTGCTCACCAAAGAGGATGCAGCGGCAGAGGACGCAGCCGCTCCCACAGGTCCTACCAAACTTTCCAAGCGTCAAAAACAACTGCTTCTGATGCTGGACCAGGGCCTGTCCAACCGCGACATCGCCGAAAAACTCGACATCAGCGAACACACCGTCAAGGTGCACTTCTGGCGGCTGTTTCGCCGCCTAGGTGTCAACAGCCGCACGCAGGCCTTGCACTTTGCCCGCACCAACGGTTGGCTGGGCATCTGA
- a CDS encoding TetR/AcrR family transcriptional regulator: MKLRRRLAPQERAGQILEFAAKLILEEGFNEVSMERLGREAGVSKALVYNYFPNQNDLLKSLLEREIEVLNKRQLEQARQAKDVPDLLLRTTRTYVEHVKERGALLQRLLSESSVARSIAIQYLEDQEQAKSYLARRVAKEYGLSDDTALTAVDMQMVLTEATARHLSRTNHDIESAVEIYVTMMIGGLEALGKSKKNQR; this comes from the coding sequence GTGAAACTTCGTCGACGTCTTGCGCCGCAGGAGCGTGCCGGACAGATTCTGGAGTTTGCGGCCAAGCTTATTCTTGAAGAAGGGTTCAACGAGGTCTCCATGGAGCGCTTGGGCCGGGAGGCTGGCGTAAGCAAGGCGTTGGTCTACAACTATTTCCCCAATCAAAACGACCTGCTCAAATCGCTGCTCGAGCGCGAGATCGAGGTCTTGAACAAGCGCCAACTTGAACAAGCCAGGCAGGCCAAGGATGTCCCCGATCTTTTGCTGCGCACCACACGCACCTACGTTGAGCATGTCAAGGAACGTGGCGCCTTGCTGCAGCGACTCTTGTCTGAGTCTTCAGTTGCCCGCTCCATTGCCATCCAATATCTGGAAGATCAGGAGCAGGCAAAAAGCTATTTGGCGCGCCGCGTTGCCAAGGAATACGGGTTGTCGGATGACACTGCCTTGACCGCAGTCGACATGCAAATGGTGCTCACAGAAGCGACAGCTCGGCACCTGTCTCGCACCAATCACGACATCGAATCCGCAGTCGAAATCTACGTGACCATGATGATCGGGGGACTTGAGGCGCTGGGCAAATCGAAGAAAAATCAGCGCTGA
- a CDS encoding GTP-binding protein: MTNIKPSHLPVTVLSGFLGAGKTTLLNHVLANREGLRVAVIVNDMSEVNIDASLVDKHAEAAGAGISRTEEKLVEMSNGCICCTLREDLLLEVRKLAAEGRFDYLLIESTGIGEPMPVAATFDFTNEDGDSLNDVARIDTMVTVVDALNLLRDYSSKDLLAQRGETAGEDDNRSLATLLMEQIEFADVVVVNKIDLVDVKRRAEVAGVIKALNPVAEIVYADHGAVPLTSILGTGKFDLERASAMPGWAHELEGRHTPETEEYGIHSFVLRSHDPLHPQRFADFMEMPLPGLLRAKGYIWLASRPSWVLSYSRAGNVATHEPMGQWWAAAPRERWPAKGTSARAGIEKNWKEPYGDRINEVVFIGTHMDRAAIEQAWKAMHLNFTETRKGMKGWADFKDPFPSWERTEETQGT; encoded by the coding sequence ATGACCAACATAAAACCGTCTCACTTGCCTGTGACCGTTCTTTCCGGATTCCTTGGCGCTGGCAAGACTACTCTGCTCAACCACGTGCTGGCCAACCGCGAAGGTCTGCGGGTGGCAGTCATCGTCAACGACATGAGCGAGGTGAACATCGACGCCTCGCTGGTCGACAAACACGCCGAGGCCGCGGGCGCGGGCATTTCGCGCACCGAAGAAAAACTGGTGGAGATGAGCAATGGCTGCATCTGCTGCACCCTGCGCGAAGACCTGCTGCTGGAGGTGCGCAAGCTTGCCGCCGAAGGGCGCTTTGACTACTTGCTGATCGAGTCCACCGGCATCGGTGAGCCCATGCCGGTGGCCGCCACCTTTGACTTCACCAATGAAGACGGCGACTCGCTCAACGATGTGGCCCGCATCGACACCATGGTGACCGTGGTTGACGCGCTCAACCTGCTGCGCGACTACAGTAGCAAAGACCTGCTGGCCCAGCGCGGTGAAACCGCGGGTGAGGACGACAACCGCAGCCTGGCCACCCTACTGATGGAGCAGATCGAGTTTGCCGATGTCGTGGTGGTCAACAAGATTGATTTGGTGGACGTGAAGCGGCGCGCCGAGGTTGCCGGTGTCATCAAGGCCCTGAACCCGGTGGCTGAGATTGTGTATGCCGACCATGGCGCAGTGCCGCTAACTTCCATTTTGGGCACCGGCAAGTTCGACCTGGAGCGCGCCAGTGCCATGCCGGGCTGGGCGCATGAGCTGGAGGGCCGCCATACCCCGGAAACCGAGGAATACGGTATCCACAGCTTCGTGCTGCGCAGCCACGACCCCTTGCATCCCCAGCGCTTTGCCGACTTCATGGAAATGCCGCTTCCCGGGCTGCTGCGCGCCAAGGGCTACATCTGGCTGGCCAGTCGCCCGAGCTGGGTGCTGAGCTATTCGCGCGCAGGCAATGTGGCCACCCACGAACCGATGGGCCAATGGTGGGCCGCTGCACCGCGCGAACGCTGGCCCGCCAAGGGCACATCCGCGCGCGCCGGCATCGAGAAGAACTGGAAAGAACCCTACGGCGACCGCATCAATGAGGTCGTCTTCATCGGCACCCATATGGACCGCGCCGCCATCGAGCAGGCCTGGAAGGCCATGCACCTGAACTTCACCGAAACCCGCAAAGGCATGAAGGGCTGGGCCGATTTCAAAGATCCGTTCCCGAGCTGGGAGCGCACCGAAGAAACCCAAGGCACCTGA
- a CDS encoding IS256 family transposase: MTVSNELIDQLLAGYKKPEDLIGENGLLKQLTKRLVERALEAEMTEHLGHTKNASVANAAGNARNGKSKKTLKGDFGELPIDIPRDRHASFEPQIVPKHQTRWTGFDDKILSLYARGMTVREIQGHLQEMYGTEVSPTLISSVTDAVMDEVKAWQARPLDALYPIVYLDCIHVKTRDSGVVRNKAVYLALGINMAGEKEILGLWIAQTEGAKFWLQVVTELKNRGVADIFIACVDGLKGFPEAIEAVYPQTAVQLCLVHMVRHSLNYVSWKMRKVVAADLKTIYSAATADEAVLRLQEFEEKWGADYPTIVKSWRSNWERIVPFFEYPPEIRRIIYTTNAIESVNMSLRKVTKSRGSFPSDEALLKLFYLALNNISKKWTMPLRDWKAALTRFTIQFEGRMPKD, encoded by the coding sequence ATGACCGTCAGCAACGAATTGATCGACCAGCTGCTCGCTGGCTATAAAAAACCTGAAGACCTCATCGGCGAGAACGGCCTGCTCAAGCAGCTGACCAAGCGCCTTGTGGAGCGCGCTTTGGAAGCCGAGATGACCGAGCACTTGGGTCACACCAAGAATGCCAGCGTGGCCAACGCCGCTGGCAATGCCCGCAACGGCAAAAGCAAAAAGACCCTCAAAGGCGACTTTGGCGAGCTGCCCATTGATATCCCCCGTGATCGCCACGCCAGCTTTGAGCCGCAGATCGTGCCCAAGCACCAGACGCGCTGGACGGGTTTTGATGACAAGATTTTGTCCCTGTATGCCCGAGGCATGACGGTACGTGAGATTCAGGGGCATCTCCAGGAAATGTATGGCACCGAGGTGTCGCCCACGCTGATCTCATCGGTTACGGATGCCGTCATGGACGAGGTCAAGGCTTGGCAGGCGCGTCCACTGGATGCGCTGTACCCGATCGTTTACCTGGACTGCATCCACGTCAAAACCCGTGACTCAGGCGTGGTGCGCAACAAGGCCGTATATCTGGCCTTGGGCATCAACATGGCGGGCGAGAAGGAAATCCTGGGGCTGTGGATTGCCCAGACCGAAGGGGCCAAGTTCTGGCTGCAGGTGGTCACGGAGCTCAAGAACCGGGGCGTGGCCGACATCTTTATTGCCTGCGTGGATGGTTTGAAGGGCTTTCCCGAGGCGATAGAGGCGGTGTACCCGCAAACGGCGGTGCAGCTGTGTCTGGTGCACATGGTGCGCCACAGCCTGAACTATGTGAGCTGGAAGATGCGCAAAGTGGTGGCCGCAGACCTGAAGACCATTTACAGCGCGGCAACTGCGGATGAGGCCGTGCTGCGGCTGCAGGAATTCGAAGAAAAATGGGGCGCTGACTACCCGACCATTGTGAAATCGTGGCGCAGCAACTGGGAGCGGATCGTGCCGTTCTTTGAATATCCGCCGGAGATTCGGCGGATCATTTACACGACCAACGCCATCGAGTCGGTGAACATGAGTCTGCGCAAGGTGACCAAGAGCCGGGGCTCGTTCCCCAGCGATGAGGCATTGCTGAAATTGTTCTACCTGGCGCTGAACAACATCAGCAAGAAGTGGACGATGCCGCTCAGAGATTGGAAAGCCGCATTGACCCGGTTTACCATTCAGTTCGAAGGCAGGATGCCCAAGGACTGA
- a CDS encoding IS3 family transposase (programmed frameshift), giving the protein MSETRKRAKYTLEFKMEAVRLVKGGQAVSVTAKVLGIPKASLDNWVKLSAKGQLKGAGDKPVSAEQMELARLRAQLARVTMERDIPKKSHGVLRSGITVKYAWIASNKAHWPISLACEVLGVSASGYFEHGRRKKFPKPSKPGAHKRMSDEALLAHMRAIHAEVKGEYGWPKMWKELVARGHRVGKERVRRLMQLHGIRARCKRKFVVTTDSKHHLPIAPDLVKRNFTPTAPNQVWTGDITYIATDEGWLYLAAIIDLFSRQVVGWSMQPHMQSSLVTDALKMAWFRRQPAPGLIFHSDRGSQYCGHEFQGTLAGYKMRSSMSRKGNCWDNAPTESLWGRLKVGRLYGQRFATRRQAMDEVIDWLTFYNHRRLHSTLGYVSPMQFEKRWDAAQRLKAA; this is encoded by the exons ATGAGTGAAACGAGAAAACGGGCCAAGTACACGCTGGAATTCAAGATGGAGGCGGTCAGGCTGGTCAAAGGCGGACAGGCGGTATCGGTCACGGCCAAAGTGTTGGGCATCCCCAAAGCAAGCTTGGACAACTGGGTCAAGCTCAGTGCCAAGGGCCAACTTAAAGGCGCGGGGGATAAGCCTGTCAGTGCGGAGCAAATGGAGCTGGCCCGCCTTAGAGCGCAATTGGCCCGCGTGACCATGGAGCGCGACATCC CTAAAAAAAGCCACGGCGTACTTCGCTCGGGAATCACTGTGAAGTACGCCTGGATAGCCAGCAACAAAGCCCATTGGCCCATCTCCTTGGCCTGCGAAGTGCTTGGCGTGAGCGCCAGCGGCTACTTTGAACATGGCCGACGCAAGAAGTTCCCCAAACCCAGTAAGCCCGGTGCTCACAAACGCATGAGCGACGAAGCACTATTGGCGCACATGCGCGCCATCCATGCAGAAGTCAAAGGGGAATACGGCTGGCCCAAGATGTGGAAGGAATTGGTGGCGCGTGGGCATCGGGTCGGCAAAGAGCGGGTACGCCGCTTGATGCAGTTGCACGGCATCCGTGCCAGGTGCAAACGCAAGTTTGTCGTTACCACGGATAGCAAACACCATCTGCCCATTGCGCCTGACCTGGTCAAACGCAACTTCACCCCGACAGCGCCCAACCAGGTCTGGACGGGCGACATCACCTACATCGCCACGGACGAGGGTTGGTTGTACCTGGCAGCTATCATTGACCTGTTCAGCCGCCAGGTGGTGGGATGGAGCATGCAGCCGCACATGCAAAGCAGCCTGGTGACAGACGCGTTAAAGATGGCATGGTTCCGGCGTCAGCCAGCGCCAGGCCTGATCTTCCATTCGGACCGAGGCAGCCAATACTGCGGGCATGAGTTCCAGGGCACGCTGGCGGGTTACAAGATGAGAAGCTCCATGAGTCGCAAGGGAAACTGCTGGGACAACGCACCCACGGAGAGTCTGTGGGGCCGACTCAAAGTGGGCAGGCTATACGGGCAGAGGTTTGCAACCCGCAGACAGGCGATGGATGAGGTGATTGACTGGCTGACGTTCTACAACCACCGGCGGTTGCACTCCACGTTGGGCTACGTCAGTCCGATGCAGTTTGAGAAACGCTGGGACGCGGCACAGCGATTGAAGGCCGCATAA